In Electrophorus electricus isolate fEleEle1 chromosome 1, fEleEle1.pri, whole genome shotgun sequence, a single window of DNA contains:
- the cog1 gene encoding conserved oligomeric Golgi complex subunit 1 isoform X1 → MAALPAQSVRVSEIKDPTVLFERYSTDEIRAVERQVRGEIEQKKEELRQMVGERYRDLIDAADTIGEMRQRSQSVVQSLRDMYRYCSQLKHTKRTPQSRSKEEDQKESKERFYTMASQIKLLLEIPERIWSALESSQYLEATQLYLLCCHLHNQLHLEARGPHYSPVLSRFPILVRQVAATGHFRSTILLDSRAVLRGRAVSDQAISEALVSTMLLEDSSPRQALADFLLARKASIQQLLNQPQHGSGIKGQVCALVELLVTTLYQAYAVFYMPPEGRGAEPGWGAEPGLGCGLLFSTLENVTSSSATGGGRKVLRAEGSAGSWFKYLPPSVLDFQPTLRTLAQPIQGDLLRDTLHQWIDTCKEDMRAGVSALLLCVRSVKGLAAIRDGVWDLLGSEAVSLHWSTVCQRLLEQPLRLWEDLLQELFLQRLQAVVQEAMEVISTGSRQLLGSALRELEGQPTPAGFGRGVRYEADVAAFLWAETPGDLPGDAAWVSVSQRDPQAKSGLAMKTRALTPRVQTLCAVLDSRLKASLDDVQHYLPAETPRPDAAEDAAASFGCDADAVEQALREHCLACVRDILGSVQAELGATAPGSMSAILFMARLCQSLGELCPSLRQCVLGQRGAGPGDVGRGTPRQGRKLGKGGVAKSVEPSPAQAKWAGLKEELLDCSMEAYGIWSAAISKDLLSGFAGSLHAGTAGHVLSTATNWEEFEIQEEAESGKTVTSKIHLPVQPSSYVQSLLFHLCLEVNRVGGHALPSITLLELVKGCLDQVLQEYEKLSQPTESSEAVFLITQSRALQLLFDLRYLTVTLTSPLEEGRTSRSQQDPRIQQICDFLESHIDPFDLDVFTPHLNSNLNRVSQRTSVLLGLLPGWERQGTRRTGSLSSQEPSNILPLASSQIRFGLLPLSMTSSRKAKPSTIATDIATPLAVPSSIPASEDNFRPGNLFRQLASQEEEPASSSLFKLGWLSSMAK, encoded by the exons ATGGCAGCTTTACCCGCCCAGTCTGTCCGGGTGTCCGAAATTAAGGACCCGACCGTGTTATTCGAGCGCTACAGTACCGACGAAATCCGGGCGGTCGAGCGCCAAGTCCGCGGAGAAATCgagcagaagaaagaagagCTGCGCCAGATGGTGGGGGAACGCTACCGAGACCTGATCGACGCCGCCGACACGATCGGGGAGATGAGGCAGCGCTCGCAGAGTGTCGTGCAGTCTCTCCGGGACATGTACCGATACTGTAGCCAGCTGAAACACACGAAGAGGACTCCTCAAAGTCGCAGTAAGGAGGAG GATCAGAAAGAGTCGAAGGAGAGGTTCTACACAATGGCGTCGCAAATAAAGCTGCTGTTGGAGATTCCTGAGCGGATATGGAGCGCTCTTGAGTCCTCGCAGTACCTGGAGGCCACACAGCTCTATCTGCTGTGCTGCCACCTGCACAACCAGCTGCACCTGGAGGCCAGAGGTCCGCACTATAGCCCCGTGCTCTCACGCTTCCCCATCCTCGTGAGGCAGGTGGCAGCCACCGGACACTTCAG GTCCACGATCTTGCTGGACAGCAGGGCGGTGTTGCGTGGCAGGGCTGTTTCTGACCAGGCAATATCAGAAGCCCTGGTGTCTACCATGCTCCTGGAAGACAGCTCCCCTCGGCAGGCTCTAGCAGATTTCCTGCTGGCCAGGAAAGCCTCCATCCAGCAGCTTCTCAACCAACCCCAACATG GATCTGGGATAAAGGGTCAGGTGTGCGCTCTGGTGGAGCTACTGGTTACCACCCTGTACCAGGCCTATGCTGTGTTCTACATGCCTCCGGAGGGCCGGGGGGCGGAGCCTGGCtggggggcggagcctgggCTGGGATGCGGTTTGCTCTTCAGCACGTTGGAGAATGTCACTTCCTCCTCAGCTACAG GCGGGGGGCGGAAGGTGCTCCGTGCCGAGGGGAGTGCAGGGAGCTGGTTTAAGTACCTGCCGCCCTCAGTCCTGGATTTCCAGCCCACGCTGCGTACCCTGGCCCAGCCCATCCAAGGAGACCTGCTCCGAGACACGCTGCACCAGTGGATAGACAC GTGCAAAGAGGACATGCGTGCTGGCGTGAGCGCCCTCTTACTGTGTGTCCGGAGCGTGAAGGGGCTGGCTGCCATCAGGGACGGTGTGTGGGACCTGCTGGGCAGCGAGGCGGTCAGCCTGCACTGGAGCACCGTGTGCCAGCGCCTCCTGGAGCAGCCACTCCGGCTGTGGGAGGACCTCCTGCAGGAGCTCTTCCTGCAGCGCCTGCAG GCTGTCGTGCAGGAGGCGATGGAGGTGATCTCGACCGGCTCCAGGCAGCTTTTGGGCTCCGCGTTGCGAGAGCTGGAGGGTCAACCCACCCCGGCGGGCTTTGGCCGGGGCGTTCGGTACGAGGCAGACGTCGCGGCGTTCCTGTGGGCCGAGACCCCCGGCGACCTGCCGGGCGACGCGGCCTGGGTGAGCGTGTCCCAGCGAGACCCGCAGGCAAAGAGCGGCCTGGCCATGAAGACTCGGGCCCTAACGCCCCGTGTGCAGACCCTCTGTGCCGTGCTGGACTCCAGGCTCAAGGCCAGCCTGGATGACGTACAGCACTACCTCCCTGCGGAGACGCCCCGCCCGGACGCGGCGGAGGATGCCGCTGCCTCCTTTGGCTGCGACGCGGACGCGGTGGAGCAGGCGCTGAGGGAGCACTGCCTGGCGTGCGTGAGGGACATCTTGGGCAGCGTGCAGGCTGAGCTGGGCGCCACCGCGCCGGGTTCGATGAGCGCCATCCTGTTTATGGCCAGGCTGTGCCAGTCTCTAGGGGAGCTCTGCCCCAGCCTGAGGCAGTGTGTGCTCGGCCAGCGGGGGGCTGGCCCAGGGGACGTGGGTAGGGGCACGCCACGCCAAGGCAGGAAGCTAGGGAAGGGGGGAGTGGCCAAAAGTGTAGAGCCAAGCCCAGCACAAGCCAAGTGGGCGGGCCTGAAGGAGGAGCTACTCGACTGCAGCATGGAGGCTTACGGCATCTGGAGCGCTGCTATCTCCAAG GATCTGTTAAGCGGCTTTGCGGGTTCCCTGCACGCTGGCACTGCTGGCCACGTCCTAAGCACCGCCACAAACTGGGAGGAGTTTGAGATTCAAGAGGAGGCGGAGTCAGGCAAAACAGTCACGTCCAAAATCCATCTTCCTGTTCAG CCATCATCGTATGTTCAGTCTCTGCTCTTTCACCTGTGCCTTGAGGTCAATAGGGTCGGAGGTCATGCCCTGCCTAGCATCACTCTGCTGGAGCTGGTGAAAGGCTGTCTGGACCAGGTTTTGCAGGAGTACGAGAAACTCAGCCAGCCCACGGAGAGCTCG GAGGCAGTGTTCCTCATCACCCAGAGCAGAGccctgcagctgctgtttgACCTGCGTTACCTCACGGTCACTCTGACCTCCCcactggaggaggggaggacCTCCCGCTCACAGCAGGATCCCAG GATCCAGCAGATCTGTGACTTCCTGGAGAGCCATATCGACCCATTTGACTTGGACGTGTTCACCCCTCATCTCAACAGCAACCTGAACCGTGTCTCACAGAGGACCTCA GTGCTCCTGGGCCTTCTGCCAGGCTGGGAGAGGCAGGGTACTCGCCGCACAGGCAGCCTCAGCTCACAGGAACCTTCCAACATCCTTCCTTTGGCCAGCAGCCAGATCCG GTTTGGCCTTCTACCACTGAGCATGACCAGTTCCCGGAAAGCCAAACCATCAACCATAGCAACAGACATCGCTACACCCCtt GCGGTTCCCTCATCCATTCCTGCTTCAGAGGACAACTTCCGCCCCGGAAACCTTTTTAGGCAGTTAGCCAGTCAGGAAGAGGAACCTGCTAGCTCCTCCCTCTTTAAATTAGGCTGGCTCTCCAGCAtggcaaaataa
- the smim22 gene encoding small integral membrane protein 22 has translation MEKRDLQQDFQNQFSDVVTRLSSKQLFQSDWDIASFAIFFIFIGMVLLLVILVLIRCCCCCCCDDKPKTRKVGIDNMALEP, from the exons ATGGAGAAGAGGGACCTACAGCAGGACTTCCAGAACCAGTTCAGTGACGTGGTCACCAGACTCTCCTCCAAGCAGCTGTTCCAGTCGGACTGGGACATCGCCTCCTTCgccattttcttcattttcattg GCATGGTCTTGCTCTTGGTGATTCTAGTTCTCATCAggtgctgttgctgctgctgttgtgatgaTAAG CCAAAAACACGCAAGGTGGGCATTGACAACATGGCGCTGGAACCATAG
- the cog1 gene encoding conserved oligomeric Golgi complex subunit 1 isoform X2: MAALPAQSVRVSEIKDPTVLFERYSTDEIRAVERQVRGEIEQKKEELRQMVGERYRDLIDAADTIGEMRQRSQSVVQSLRDMYRYCSQLKHTKRTPQSRSKEEDQKESKERFYTMASQIKLLLEIPERIWSALESSQYLEATQLYLLCCHLHNQLHLEARGPHYSPVLSRFPILVRQVAATGHFRSTILLDSRAVLRGRAVSDQAISEALVSTMLLEDSSPRQALADFLLARKASIQQLLNQPQHGSGIKGQVCALVELLVTTLYQAYAVFYMPPEGRGAEPGWGAEPGLGCGLLFSTLENVTSSSATGGGRKVLRAEGSAGSWFKYLPPSVLDFQPTLRTLAQPIQGDLLRDTLHQWIDTCKEDMRAGVSALLLCVRSVKGLAAIRDGVWDLLGSEAVSLHWSTVCQRLLEQPLRLWEDLLQELFLQRLQAVVQEAMEVISTGSRQLLGSALRELEGQPTPAGFGRGVRYEADVAAFLWAETPGDLPGDAAWVSVSQRDPQAKSGLAMKTRALTPRVQTLCAVLDSRLKASLDDVQHYLPAETPRPDAAEDAAASFGCDADAVEQALREHCLACVRDILGSVQAELGATAPGSMSAILFMARLCQSLGELCPSLRQCVLGQRGAGPGDVGRGTPRQGRKLGKGGVAKSVEPSPAQAKWAGLKEELLDCSMEAYGIWSAAISKDLLSGFAGSLHAGTAGHVLSTATNWEEFEIQEEAESGKTVTSKIHLPVQPSSYVQSLLFHLCLEVNRVGGHALPSITLLELVKGCLDQVLQEYEKLSQPTESSEAVFLITQSRALQLLFDLRYLTVTLTSPLEEGRTSRSQQDPRIQQICDFLESHIDPFDLDVFTPHLNSNLNRVSQRTSVLLGLLPGWERQGTRRTGSLSSQEPSNILPLASSQIRFGLLPLSMTSSRKAKPSTIATDIATPLF; this comes from the exons ATGGCAGCTTTACCCGCCCAGTCTGTCCGGGTGTCCGAAATTAAGGACCCGACCGTGTTATTCGAGCGCTACAGTACCGACGAAATCCGGGCGGTCGAGCGCCAAGTCCGCGGAGAAATCgagcagaagaaagaagagCTGCGCCAGATGGTGGGGGAACGCTACCGAGACCTGATCGACGCCGCCGACACGATCGGGGAGATGAGGCAGCGCTCGCAGAGTGTCGTGCAGTCTCTCCGGGACATGTACCGATACTGTAGCCAGCTGAAACACACGAAGAGGACTCCTCAAAGTCGCAGTAAGGAGGAG GATCAGAAAGAGTCGAAGGAGAGGTTCTACACAATGGCGTCGCAAATAAAGCTGCTGTTGGAGATTCCTGAGCGGATATGGAGCGCTCTTGAGTCCTCGCAGTACCTGGAGGCCACACAGCTCTATCTGCTGTGCTGCCACCTGCACAACCAGCTGCACCTGGAGGCCAGAGGTCCGCACTATAGCCCCGTGCTCTCACGCTTCCCCATCCTCGTGAGGCAGGTGGCAGCCACCGGACACTTCAG GTCCACGATCTTGCTGGACAGCAGGGCGGTGTTGCGTGGCAGGGCTGTTTCTGACCAGGCAATATCAGAAGCCCTGGTGTCTACCATGCTCCTGGAAGACAGCTCCCCTCGGCAGGCTCTAGCAGATTTCCTGCTGGCCAGGAAAGCCTCCATCCAGCAGCTTCTCAACCAACCCCAACATG GATCTGGGATAAAGGGTCAGGTGTGCGCTCTGGTGGAGCTACTGGTTACCACCCTGTACCAGGCCTATGCTGTGTTCTACATGCCTCCGGAGGGCCGGGGGGCGGAGCCTGGCtggggggcggagcctgggCTGGGATGCGGTTTGCTCTTCAGCACGTTGGAGAATGTCACTTCCTCCTCAGCTACAG GCGGGGGGCGGAAGGTGCTCCGTGCCGAGGGGAGTGCAGGGAGCTGGTTTAAGTACCTGCCGCCCTCAGTCCTGGATTTCCAGCCCACGCTGCGTACCCTGGCCCAGCCCATCCAAGGAGACCTGCTCCGAGACACGCTGCACCAGTGGATAGACAC GTGCAAAGAGGACATGCGTGCTGGCGTGAGCGCCCTCTTACTGTGTGTCCGGAGCGTGAAGGGGCTGGCTGCCATCAGGGACGGTGTGTGGGACCTGCTGGGCAGCGAGGCGGTCAGCCTGCACTGGAGCACCGTGTGCCAGCGCCTCCTGGAGCAGCCACTCCGGCTGTGGGAGGACCTCCTGCAGGAGCTCTTCCTGCAGCGCCTGCAG GCTGTCGTGCAGGAGGCGATGGAGGTGATCTCGACCGGCTCCAGGCAGCTTTTGGGCTCCGCGTTGCGAGAGCTGGAGGGTCAACCCACCCCGGCGGGCTTTGGCCGGGGCGTTCGGTACGAGGCAGACGTCGCGGCGTTCCTGTGGGCCGAGACCCCCGGCGACCTGCCGGGCGACGCGGCCTGGGTGAGCGTGTCCCAGCGAGACCCGCAGGCAAAGAGCGGCCTGGCCATGAAGACTCGGGCCCTAACGCCCCGTGTGCAGACCCTCTGTGCCGTGCTGGACTCCAGGCTCAAGGCCAGCCTGGATGACGTACAGCACTACCTCCCTGCGGAGACGCCCCGCCCGGACGCGGCGGAGGATGCCGCTGCCTCCTTTGGCTGCGACGCGGACGCGGTGGAGCAGGCGCTGAGGGAGCACTGCCTGGCGTGCGTGAGGGACATCTTGGGCAGCGTGCAGGCTGAGCTGGGCGCCACCGCGCCGGGTTCGATGAGCGCCATCCTGTTTATGGCCAGGCTGTGCCAGTCTCTAGGGGAGCTCTGCCCCAGCCTGAGGCAGTGTGTGCTCGGCCAGCGGGGGGCTGGCCCAGGGGACGTGGGTAGGGGCACGCCACGCCAAGGCAGGAAGCTAGGGAAGGGGGGAGTGGCCAAAAGTGTAGAGCCAAGCCCAGCACAAGCCAAGTGGGCGGGCCTGAAGGAGGAGCTACTCGACTGCAGCATGGAGGCTTACGGCATCTGGAGCGCTGCTATCTCCAAG GATCTGTTAAGCGGCTTTGCGGGTTCCCTGCACGCTGGCACTGCTGGCCACGTCCTAAGCACCGCCACAAACTGGGAGGAGTTTGAGATTCAAGAGGAGGCGGAGTCAGGCAAAACAGTCACGTCCAAAATCCATCTTCCTGTTCAG CCATCATCGTATGTTCAGTCTCTGCTCTTTCACCTGTGCCTTGAGGTCAATAGGGTCGGAGGTCATGCCCTGCCTAGCATCACTCTGCTGGAGCTGGTGAAAGGCTGTCTGGACCAGGTTTTGCAGGAGTACGAGAAACTCAGCCAGCCCACGGAGAGCTCG GAGGCAGTGTTCCTCATCACCCAGAGCAGAGccctgcagctgctgtttgACCTGCGTTACCTCACGGTCACTCTGACCTCCCcactggaggaggggaggacCTCCCGCTCACAGCAGGATCCCAG GATCCAGCAGATCTGTGACTTCCTGGAGAGCCATATCGACCCATTTGACTTGGACGTGTTCACCCCTCATCTCAACAGCAACCTGAACCGTGTCTCACAGAGGACCTCA GTGCTCCTGGGCCTTCTGCCAGGCTGGGAGAGGCAGGGTACTCGCCGCACAGGCAGCCTCAGCTCACAGGAACCTTCCAACATCCTTCCTTTGGCCAGCAGCCAGATCCG GTTTGGCCTTCTACCACTGAGCATGACCAGTTCCCGGAAAGCCAAACCATCAACCATAGCAACAGACATCGCTACACCCCtt TTTTGA